A single region of the Equus przewalskii isolate Varuska chromosome 26, EquPr2, whole genome shotgun sequence genome encodes:
- the TMEM203 gene encoding transmembrane protein 203, producing MLFSLRELVQWLGFATFEIFVHLLALLVFSVLLALRVDGLAPGLSWWNVFVPFFAADGLSTYFTTIVSVRLFQDGEKRLAVLRLFWVLTVLSLKFVFEMLLCQKLVEQTRELWFGLITSPVFILLQLLMIRACRVN from the coding sequence ATGCTCTTCTCGCTCCGGGAGCTGGTGCAGTGGCTGGGCTTTGCCACCTTCGAGATCTTCGTTCACCTGTTGGCCCTGTTGGTGTTCTCAGTGCTGCTGGCGCTGCGTGTGGACGGCCTGGCCCCCGGCCTCTCCTGGTGGAATGTGTTCGTGCCCTTCTTTGCCGCTGACGGTCTCAGCACCTACTTCACCACCATCGTGTCCGTGCGCCTCTTCCAGGACGGAGAGAAGCGGCTGGCCGTGCTCCGCCTCTTCTGGGTCCTCACGGTTCTTAGCCTCAAGTTTGTCTTCGAGATGTTGTTGTGCCAGAAGCTGGTAGAGCAGACTCGGGAGCTCTGGTTCGGCCTGATCACGTCTCCAGTCTTCATTCTCCTGCAGCTGCTCATGATCCGTGCTTGCCGGGTCAACTAG